From Candidatus Binataceae bacterium, one genomic window encodes:
- a CDS encoding SDR family oxidoreductase, translating to MAFPKAFPKMFDLSGKVSIVTGGNRGIGRGLALGLAEAGAAVAILARDEEKSRSTLNELQALGVPALALQVDLKQRSELKPAFDEVERKLGPVDIMVNNAAYATLTSVVDTSEEDWDGVLAVNLNTAFFFCKYAAQSMIKRGKGGKIINVTSLASAFGSGVFPSYAVSKGGLAQLTRSLAIELGPHNIQVNALAPGWVSTDMTEWIRTGADYQWLLKEMVQRTPRGRFAEAEELKGAVIFLASSASDNMTGADFLIDGGFSIR from the coding sequence ATGGCGTTTCCCAAAGCATTTCCGAAGATGTTCGATCTGAGCGGCAAGGTCTCGATCGTCACCGGCGGCAATCGCGGAATCGGGCGCGGACTCGCGTTGGGGCTCGCCGAAGCCGGAGCTGCGGTCGCGATCCTCGCGCGCGACGAGGAAAAGAGCCGCTCGACGCTCAATGAACTGCAGGCACTCGGCGTGCCTGCGCTGGCGCTCCAGGTCGATCTCAAGCAGCGGAGCGAACTCAAGCCCGCTTTCGACGAAGTCGAGCGCAAACTCGGCCCGGTCGATATCATGGTCAACAACGCCGCCTACGCGACGCTCACCAGCGTGGTCGATACCTCGGAAGAGGACTGGGACGGCGTGCTTGCGGTCAATCTCAACACGGCCTTCTTTTTTTGCAAGTACGCGGCCCAATCGATGATCAAGCGCGGCAAGGGGGGCAAGATCATTAATGTGACGAGTCTCGCCTCCGCTTTCGGGAGCGGCGTCTTTCCATCCTACGCGGTCAGCAAGGGCGGGCTTGCGCAGCTCACCCGCTCGCTCGCGATCGAGCTTGGCCCGCACAATATCCAGGTCAACGCGCTCGCGCCCGGATGGGTCTCGACCGACATGACCGAATGGATTCGCACGGGCGCCGATTACCAGTGGCTGCTGAAGGAGATGGTCCAGCGGACGCCGCGCGGACGCTTCGCCGAAGCGGAAGAGCTGAAGGGCGCAGTGATTTTCCTCGCGTCATCGGCGTCGGACAACATGACCGGCGCGGACTTCCTCATAGACGGTGGCTTTTCTATCCGTTAG